The following is a genomic window from Spirosoma foliorum.
TTGACCAAGAAGTGCAAATTGAGTGACTAACGAATCAACGCGTGGTACAGAGGCTGGGTCGACTTTAGTTAGAAACTCGGTAATTAATGGAAATTCATCATCAGCATACTGGCAATCAAAACCGTAAAACGATAGTTGTTTGTCAGCCGATTTACCGACATTGTAGTCTTTCATCCATTGGAGTAATTCCCGTACCTCGTCGGTCGACCACGTCCAGAAATACATGCTTTTAGCCGCTGAGGTTGCGGCCGACAGACCTGTACTTTGGCCATGAATAAACCGATTTACAATAACTGCCCGTCCGAAATTAGCCTCAAAAGCGATGGTCTGATGGCCATGTTTTTGAACCAGATAGCGAAACAATCGATCTTTCATTCGGAAAAATTCTCGCGTACCGTGCGTGCCTTCGCCCAGACCCACCACCTGCGCTTTTGCCAGAATAGTATCAAGGGGTGCCAACTCGGTAAAATCACGCGTAGGATCAGCGTCCTGTAGCGGCAGGATAATTTTGTTAAACGCCTGAACAACGCTGACTTTGTCAGAAGATAAGTCTGCCAGTGGATCAGGGTCAGTCTTTTTGCAACTTGCCACAAACAGACTGAATACAAAGAGGAGCATCAGGCGAAAAACTTGACAGGGCATTAACATAACCGAATAATGAAGTGAACTCTACCAGATAACTATCAACGTCTGCCGTTTCCTTAATTCACCGATAACGAGACATCATCGTAATAAGCAGTACCCGTAGTTTTGGGCAGAAAAAAGATTAACGCATAATAGCTATAGGTTTTCGCAGGGAACGAATCGAAGGTTATGGTATATTCTTTAAAATCATTGGTCCCAGTAATCGAGGTTTTCCCCTCAGTCGATGTATAGAAAGCAGGGGCATAGTTATCGTTGACGCCCAGGTTGCCTCCAATAGCAATTGAAATGCCATTACCCTGTATGTTAACAGTCTTAATTTTGACCTTTAAGGTTAGCTTGGCACCCGTAGGAATAGGTGTTGTAGAGGTAAAAAGATCTTGCTGAAAAAGTTGATAGGTCGAATCATTCGGGGCCAGATTGCAACTAACTTTTATAGAGTGAGTGGGCGACGAGGATGCTTCGGTCGAATAATCGACTGTGTAGCTAGTAGGGCGAGTCGTATTATTTTTGAGAACGTCTGTCCTCCAGGTCGAGTAAGGTGATGTTTCAAAATCTCCACCCGTAAGTACATTCGCAATTTGCATAGGTTGAGCTTCATCCTTTTTGCAGGAATTGAACAAGAAACTAATAGTGAGTAGAGACAGAAGTACTGGGGCCGCTTTCATAACAAAAATGTAGAGATGTAGATAAATATGTATGGAAGAAAAGTTGCTCCAATAACTACTTTAATTGAAAAAGGTCAATTAAACCTATGTTAAATTTTATTTTAAGGTTGCTGGGCCTCTAAATCGATACATGTACAGCGAGCAATGGTCATAAAATAGAAAAGCCCCGACCAAACGGCCGGGGCTTTTCTATATGAAAGAGTGTGAAAATTAAACTCGGTGCATCCAGCCAAAGCTATCGGCAATCTTGCCCGTGCGTAAATCGCTCAGGTAATTTCTCACCCGAACCGCAACCGAATCTTCGGGAGCAAACTCAGGCAGCATATAGTCTTTACCATTGTAGCCAATAAGCGAATAAGGCGAGGAACCTACGGCTGTGCCAGCACCAAAGGCCTCCGTCAACCGGCCGGTTTCGATACCACTGATTACTTCTTCGATAGAAACTAAGCGCTCTTCGACCTCCATACCCCAGCTTCGGGCAATTTTCAAAATCGAATCGCGGGTAACACCTTTCAAAATTGAATCAGAGGTGGCTGGTGTCACAATTTTGCCATCAATAACGAAGATGATGTTCATTGTACCCGATTCCTCAATGTATTTGTGTTCGCGAGCATCGGTCCAGATCAACTGATCGTATCCTTGTTGTTGCGCCATTAGCGTTGGGTATAGCGAACCGCCGTAGTTGCCAGCACACTTAGCATAACCCACACCACCTGGAGCCGAGCGAATGAACTCGGTTTCCACTTTCAGTTTAGGTGGGTTAGAATAGTAAGCGCCAACCGGACAGGTGAAAATGCAGAAACGGTACGTTTTTGAGGGAGCTACGCCCAGATACGTATCGGTCGCAAACATGTACGGACGGATGTACAACGAGCTATCAGGTGTATTAG
Proteins encoded in this region:
- a CDS encoding branched-chain amino acid aminotransferase: MTTDVLQIELRKAERSRLQEVDFNHLPFGKHFSDHMFVADFVDGEWQNQMIVPFDNFTLSPALSSLHYGQSIFEGMKAFKNEAGEVLMFRPQANFARMNESAKRMCMATLPEEVFMGGLETLLRIDADWVPNTPDSSLYIRPYMFATDTYLGVAPSKTYRFCIFTCPVGAYYSNPPKLKVETEFIRSAPGGVGYAKCAGNYGGSLYPTLMAQQQGYDQLIWTDAREHKYIEESGTMNIIFVIDGKIVTPATSDSILKGVTRDSILKIARSWGMEVEERLVSIEEVISGIETGRLTEAFGAGTAVGSSPYSLIGYNGKDYMLPEFAPEDSVAVRVRNYLSDLRTGKIADSFGWMHRV